A single window of Ornithorhynchus anatinus isolate Pmale09 chromosome 3, mOrnAna1.pri.v4, whole genome shotgun sequence DNA harbors:
- the LOC100076208 gene encoding cytochrome b ascorbate-dependent protein 3: protein MATGRFFVFSLALGALGTLCVLLTIYWLQHWRGGFSLGRSDAIFNWHPVLMVAGMVVLYGAASLVYRLPQSWVGSKLPWKLLHAALHLTAFVLVVLALLVVFTYHRWKKITNLYSLHSWLGITTVFLYACQWLFGFAIFLLPWAPVWVRSLLKPIHVFFGASILSLAIASVLSGINEKLFFCLNNQTHYSGLPVEARFANVTGMLVVVFGLLVLYVLLASPWKPPEPGVLSDRQPLLLERE, encoded by the exons ATGGCCACAGGCCGCTTTTTCGTCTTCTCCCTGGCCCTGGGCGCCTTGGGCACCCTCTGCGTGCTCTTGACCATCTACTGGTTGCAGCACTGGCGCGGAGGCTTCAGCTTGGGCCGGTCGGACGCCATATTCAACTGGCATCCCGTCCTGATGGTAGCGGGGATGGTGGTGCTCTATGGGGCAG CATCGCTAGTGTACCGGCTGCCCCAGTCCTGGGTGGGATCCAAGCTGCCCTGGAAGCTGCTCCACGCCGCCCTGCACCTGACCGCTTTTGTCCTGGTGGTCCTGGCCCTGTTAGTCGTCTTCACTTATCACAGGTGGAAGAAAATCACCAACCTCTACTCACTGCACAGCTGGCTGGGGATCACCACCGTTTTCCTCTACGCCTGTCAG TGGTTGTTCGGTTTTGCCATCTTCCTGCTGCCTTGGGCGCCCGTGTGGGTACGCAGCCTACTCAAACCCATCCACGTGTTCTTCGgggcctccattctctccttggcCATAGCCTCCGTGCTCTCTGGCATCAACGAGAAGCTCTTCTTCTGTCT GAACAACCAGACGCATTACTCCGGCCTCCCCGTGGAGGCCCGCTTCGCCAACGTGACCGGGATGTTAGTGGTGGTCTTCGGGCTGCTGGTTCTCTATGTCCTCCTGGCGTCACCCTGGAAACCACCCGAGCCCGGGGTGCTGTCGGACAGACAG CCCCTGTTGCTCGAAAGGGAGTGA